Proteins co-encoded in one Arachis stenosperma cultivar V10309 chromosome 7, arast.V10309.gnm1.PFL2, whole genome shotgun sequence genomic window:
- the LOC130939476 gene encoding uncharacterized protein LOC130939476, with protein sequence MINQEWRLLFPEAYNEVLARLHSDNCPLLIRCKKEGTAKKGNRPFRFQAAWLIHPLFRNVIHTAWSKGAPDVIKSLLEVQKDALNFNKEIFGNVFVKKRELERQLNDIQVSLERWEDPEQRIKERKRNKIHGLFLEDGTWSSEATVLESETNSFFQKLFSTREAVNLDAMGEFPCPSLSREACQKLVEPVALEEVKRAIFGMNSFKTPGPDGFQALFYKEFWESLSSDVWGLVKKAFAGENISAAVFDTFIVLIPKVEAPSYLKDFRPISLCNVIYKIITKVLVNRFRPFLSEIIGPLQGGFIPGRGTTENIIIAQEIMHFMRKTKSKKGSMAFKIDLEKAYDRVDWRFLETSLIKFGFPVATINLIMACVTSSSLSILWNATKTQVTEVMKTLDMFTQASGLKVNIHKSKAQCSKNVSARRKEVLSEISSIRFCQDLERYLGVNIGHDRASRKMAQVVIDKIQRKLASWKGCLLNKAGRLCLVNAVMASIPVYNMQVSLLPKYACDNIDSLMRQFLWKGQANGRGLPLVKWDIAITSKKAGGLGVRDTLCANMALLGKLVWDCLNNENKLWVQVLTHKYLQNSKDLGSSHCHNASTTWRNILKAYDILKEGFRWNMGNMQQSIWYDEWSPLGKLCELTSYVHISETNFSLVDLWSNGTWEGDKLVTPISHEVKQSFHSLGPPLMLESEPGWIWWPASLKAYSSREGYRWLLTKKVNSIENSNCGWIWRLNLPEKIKMMMWLGLQNALLTNAFRFKRHLTDSDRCSRCNADLETMEHCLRDCEKSRCIWQMLDPLLIDSFEGTPLEFWIRKVMPGNEAIVGAGLCWVWRHCCNDIFNNGDQWSNYKVVAMARITANDLRKSASTKCITFKDRRRWKPPTDDTFKVNCDSSLFSDWNLAGIGCVIRDSNGRWISGCSSSYPSGPIVRYSLDILHILKNPANGLNCDVVDILQKTQELLSRPWVVNFE encoded by the exons ATGATCAATCAAGAGTGGCGCCTTTTATTCCCGGAGGCATATAATGAGGTGTTAGCGCGTCTTCATTCTGATAATTGCCCCTTGCTCATTAGATGCAAGAAGGAGGGGACTGCTAAGAAAGGTAACCGTCCTTTTCGATTCCAGGCTGCTTGGTTAATCCACCCCCTCTTTCGGAATGTTATTCATACAGCTTGGAGTAAAGGAGCCCCAGATGTTATTAAGAGTTTGCTTGAAGTCCAAAAGGATGCGCTTAATTTCAATAAAGAGATTTTTGGAAATGTGTTTGTTAAAAAGAGGGAGCTTGAAAGACAACTAAATGATATTCAAGTGTCTCTGGAAAGATGGGAAGACCCGGAGCAGCGGATTAAAGA GCGAAAAAGGAACAAGATTCATGGATTGTTTCTTGAAGATGGCACTTGGTCTTCTGAGGCGACGGTTTTGGAATCGGAAACAAACTCTTTCTTTCAAAAACTTTTCTCTACAAGGGAGGCAGTTAATTTGGATGCCATGGGGGAATTCCCTTGTCCTTCTCTTAGTAGAGAGGCCTGCCAAAAGCTTGTTGAACCAGTAGCTCTCGAAGAGGTGAAAAGAGCTATTTTCGGCATGAATTCTTTCAAGACTCCGGGTCCAGATGGATTTCAAGCTCTCTTTTACAAAGAATTTTGGGAATCTCTTAGCAGTGATGTGTGGGGCTTAGTGAAGAAAGCCTTTGCAGGTGAGAACATCAGTGCGGCTGTGTTTGACACATTCATTGTTCTGATCCCCAAAGTTGAAGCTCCGTCTTACCTGAAAGATTTTCGTCCTATTAGTTTATGTAATGTGATTTACAAAATTATTACAAAAGTCCTTGTTAATAGGTTTCGTCCTTTCCTTTCTGAGATCATTGGACCGCTTCAGGGTGGTTTTATTCCAGGGAGAGGAACAACGGAGAATATAATAATTGCGCAAGAAATAATGCATTTCATGAGGAAAACCAAGTCGAAGAAGGGTTCTATGGCATTTAAGATTGATCTTGAAAAAGCCTATGACAGAGTAGACTGGAGATTCCTTGAAACTTCCTTGATCAAATTTGGTTTTCCTGTGGCTACTATTAATCTTATCATGGCTTGTGTGACTTCGTCCTCTTTGTCTATTCTGTGGAATG CAACAAAAACTCAGGTGACAGAGGTTATGAAGACACTGGATATGTTTACTCAAGCGTCGGGACTGAAGGTGAATATCCATAAATCTAAGGCTCAATGTTCCAAGAATGTTTCAGCGAGAAGAAAAGAGGTGCTTTCAGAGATCTCTAGTATCCGATTTTGTCAAGATCTGGAAAGATATTTGGGAGTTAATATTGGTCATGATAGGGCTTCTAGGAAGATGGCACAGGTGGTCATTGACAAGATACAGAGAAAACTTGCTAGTTGGAAAGGGTGCTTGCTTAACAAGGCAGGCAGACTTTGTCTTGTGAATGCGGTGATGGCTTCTATTCCGGTTTACAAtatgcaagtttcccttcttcCGAAGTATGCGTGCGACAATATTGATTCTTTGATGCGTCAGTTCTTATGGAAAGGTCAAGCGAATGGGAGAGGGTTGCCGTTGGTCAAGTGGGACATTGCTATAACTTCTAAGAAGGCAGGTGGCTTGGGTGTTAGAGATACTCTCTGTGCGAACATGGCTCTACTTGGCAAGTTGGTTTGGGATTGTCTGAATAATGAGAACAAGTTGTGGGTGCAGGTTCTAACTCACAAATACCTCCAGAACTCCAAGGACTTGGGCAGTAGTCATTGTCACAATGCCTCAACTACTTGGAGGAATATTCTAAAGGCTTATGATATCTTAAAAGAAGGATTTCGATGGAATATGGGAAATATGCAACAATCGATTTGGTATGATGAGTGGAGTCCTCTTGGCAAACTTTGTGAGCTTACGTCTTATGTTCACATATCTGAAACAAATTTTTCTCTTGTTGATTTGTGGAGCAATGGTACTTGGGAGGGGGATAAGCTTGTAACGCCAATTTCTCATGAGGTCAAACAGTCTTTTCACAGTCTTGGGCCTCCTTTAATGTTAGAATCGGAGCCCGGATGGATTTGGTGGCCCGCATCACTAAAAGCCTATAGCTCTCGAGAAGGTTATCGTTGGCTCCTGACAAAGAAAGTGAATTCGATCGAAAATAGCAACTGTGGGTGGATTTGGCGCCTTAATTTGCCAGAGAAGATAAAGATGATGATGTGGTTGGGTCTACAAAATGCGCTTCTGACAAATGCCTTCCGGTTCAAGCGTCATTTAACTGATTCGGACAGATGTTCGAGATGCAATGCAGATCTGGAAACAATGGAGCATTGTCTTAGGGATTGTGAAAAATCAAGATGCATTTGGCAAATGTTGGATCCTTTGCTTATTGATTCATTTGAAGGTACTCCCTTGGAATTTTGGATTCGGAAGGTCATGCCGGGCAATGAGGCAATTGTAGGGGCGGGTCTTTGCTGGGTGTGGAGGCATTGTTGCAATGATATTTTCAATAATGGAGATCAGTGGTCAAACTATAAGGTTGTTGCTATGGCTCGGATTACTGCTAATGATTTAAGAAAGTCTGCCAGTACCAAGTGTATAACTTTCAAGGATCGAAGGAGGTGGAAACCTCCAACAGATGACACTTTTAAAGTTAATTGTGATTCGAGTCTGTTTTCTGATTGGAACCTAGCAGGAATTGGTTGTGTTATTAGAGATTCTAATGGGCGTTGGATTTCGGGTTGTTCTAGTAGCTATCCTTCAGGGCCTATCGTCAGAT ATTCTCTTGACATTTTGCACATTTTAAAAAATCCGGCAAATGGGCTAAATTGTGATGTGGTTGATATTCTTCAGAAGACACAGGAGCTTCTATCAAGACCTTGGGTTGTGAATTTTGAATAG
- the LOC130942080 gene encoding E3 ubiquitin-protein ligase SDIR1 isoform X3 encodes MSFVFRGTRADIENGFPGFMPERRALRVHPARPSNSNSLTFLVTVLLLFMILNSHQMSPNFLLWLVLGVFLMATMLRMYATCQQLQAQAQAHAAAASGLLGHTELRLHMPPSIALATRGRLQGLRLQLALLDREFDELDYETLRALDSDNVPTAPSMTEEEINALPVHKYKVSGPQNSGTGSSMQQGSSSTPAEKQDNSNVAGSMKASDDELTCSVCLEQVNIGDVLRSLPCLHQFHANCIDPWLRQQGTCPVCKFRAGSGWNESGANDIADMV; translated from the exons ATGAGTTTTGTATTCCGAGGAACAAGAGCGGACATAGAAAATGGATTTCCAGGATTTATGCCTGAGCGACGTGCATTG CGTGTTCATCCAGCACGTCCTAGTAATTCCAATTCACTCACTTTCCTCGTCACAG TTCTCTTGTTGTTCATGATACTTAACTCGCACCAGATGTCACCAAATTTTCTG CTCTGGTTGGTGCTTGGTGTTTTCTTAATGGCTACAATGTTGAGGATGTATGCAACATGTCAACAGCTTCAAGCACAGGCTCAAGCTCATGCAGCAGCAGCTAGTGGGCTTTTAGGCCACACTGAGCTGCGGTTGCATATGCCACCATCAATTGCCCTTGCCACCAGAGGACGCCTACAAGGCCTCAGACTTCAACTTGCACTTCTTGATCGGGAGTTTGATGAGCTAG ATTATGAAACACTAAGGGCTCTTGATTCTGATAATGTTCCTACTGCACCTTCCATGACCGAGGAAGAGATAAATGCACTTCCTGTACACAAATACAAGGTTTCTGGTCCACAAAA CAGTGGCACTGGTTCCTCAATGCAACAGGGGTCTTCTTCCACTCCTGCGGAG AAGCAAGACAATTCAAATGTAGCTGGAAGCATGAAAGCCTCTGATGATGAGCTGACTTGCAGTGTATGTTTGGAGCAAGTTAACATTGGGGATGTACTTCGTAGCTTGCCCTGCTTGCATCAG TTTCATGCGAATTGCATTGATCCCTGGCTGCGACAACAAGGAACATGCCCCGTCTGCAAATTCAGAGCGGGATCTGGGTGGAATGAAAGTGGAGCTAATGATATTGCAGATATGGTTTGA
- the LOC130942080 gene encoding E3 ubiquitin-protein ligase SDIR1 isoform X1 produces MSFVFRGTRADIENGFPGFMPERRALRVHPARPSNSNSLTFLVTVLLLFMILNSHQMSPNFLLWLVLGVFLMATMLRMYATCQQLQAQAQAHAAAASGLLGHTELRLHMPPSIALATRGRLQGLRLQLALLDREFDELDYETLRALDSDNVPTAPSMTEEEINALPVHKYKVSGPQNSGTGSSMQQGSSSTPAEKKQDNSNVAGSMKASDDELTCSVCLEQVNIGDVLRSLPCLHQFHANCIDPWLRQQGTCPVCKFRAGSGWNESGANDIADMV; encoded by the exons ATGAGTTTTGTATTCCGAGGAACAAGAGCGGACATAGAAAATGGATTTCCAGGATTTATGCCTGAGCGACGTGCATTG CGTGTTCATCCAGCACGTCCTAGTAATTCCAATTCACTCACTTTCCTCGTCACAG TTCTCTTGTTGTTCATGATACTTAACTCGCACCAGATGTCACCAAATTTTCTG CTCTGGTTGGTGCTTGGTGTTTTCTTAATGGCTACAATGTTGAGGATGTATGCAACATGTCAACAGCTTCAAGCACAGGCTCAAGCTCATGCAGCAGCAGCTAGTGGGCTTTTAGGCCACACTGAGCTGCGGTTGCATATGCCACCATCAATTGCCCTTGCCACCAGAGGACGCCTACAAGGCCTCAGACTTCAACTTGCACTTCTTGATCGGGAGTTTGATGAGCTAG ATTATGAAACACTAAGGGCTCTTGATTCTGATAATGTTCCTACTGCACCTTCCATGACCGAGGAAGAGATAAATGCACTTCCTGTACACAAATACAAGGTTTCTGGTCCACAAAA CAGTGGCACTGGTTCCTCAATGCAACAGGGGTCTTCTTCCACTCCTGCGGAG AAGAAGCAAGACAATTCAAATGTAGCTGGAAGCATGAAAGCCTCTGATGATGAGCTGACTTGCAGTGTATGTTTGGAGCAAGTTAACATTGGGGATGTACTTCGTAGCTTGCCCTGCTTGCATCAG TTTCATGCGAATTGCATTGATCCCTGGCTGCGACAACAAGGAACATGCCCCGTCTGCAAATTCAGAGCGGGATCTGGGTGGAATGAAAGTGGAGCTAATGATATTGCAGATATGGTTTGA
- the LOC130942080 gene encoding E3 ubiquitin-protein ligase SDIR1 isoform X2: protein MSFVFRGTRADIENGFPGFMPERRALRVHPARPSNSNSLTFLVTVLLLFMILNSHQMSPNFLLWLVLGVFLMATMLRMYATCQQLQAQAQAHAAAASGLLGHTELRLHMPPSIALATRGRLQGLRLQLALLDREFDELDYETLRALDSDNVPTAPSMTEEEINALPVHKYKVSGPQNGTGSSMQQGSSSTPAEKKQDNSNVAGSMKASDDELTCSVCLEQVNIGDVLRSLPCLHQFHANCIDPWLRQQGTCPVCKFRAGSGWNESGANDIADMV, encoded by the exons ATGAGTTTTGTATTCCGAGGAACAAGAGCGGACATAGAAAATGGATTTCCAGGATTTATGCCTGAGCGACGTGCATTG CGTGTTCATCCAGCACGTCCTAGTAATTCCAATTCACTCACTTTCCTCGTCACAG TTCTCTTGTTGTTCATGATACTTAACTCGCACCAGATGTCACCAAATTTTCTG CTCTGGTTGGTGCTTGGTGTTTTCTTAATGGCTACAATGTTGAGGATGTATGCAACATGTCAACAGCTTCAAGCACAGGCTCAAGCTCATGCAGCAGCAGCTAGTGGGCTTTTAGGCCACACTGAGCTGCGGTTGCATATGCCACCATCAATTGCCCTTGCCACCAGAGGACGCCTACAAGGCCTCAGACTTCAACTTGCACTTCTTGATCGGGAGTTTGATGAGCTAG ATTATGAAACACTAAGGGCTCTTGATTCTGATAATGTTCCTACTGCACCTTCCATGACCGAGGAAGAGATAAATGCACTTCCTGTACACAAATACAAGGTTTCTGGTCCACAAAA TGGCACTGGTTCCTCAATGCAACAGGGGTCTTCTTCCACTCCTGCGGAG AAGAAGCAAGACAATTCAAATGTAGCTGGAAGCATGAAAGCCTCTGATGATGAGCTGACTTGCAGTGTATGTTTGGAGCAAGTTAACATTGGGGATGTACTTCGTAGCTTGCCCTGCTTGCATCAG TTTCATGCGAATTGCATTGATCCCTGGCTGCGACAACAAGGAACATGCCCCGTCTGCAAATTCAGAGCGGGATCTGGGTGGAATGAAAGTGGAGCTAATGATATTGCAGATATGGTTTGA
- the LOC130942080 gene encoding E3 ubiquitin-protein ligase SDIR1 isoform X4: MSFVFRGTRADIENGFPGFMPERRALRVHPARPSNSNSLTFLVTVLLLFMILNSHQMSPNFLLWLVLGVFLMATMLRMYATCQQLQAQAQAHAAAASGLLGHTELRLHMPPSIALATRGRLQGLRLQLALLDREFDELDYETLRALDSDNVPTAPSMTEEEINALPVHKYKVSGPQNGTGSSMQQGSSSTPAEKQDNSNVAGSMKASDDELTCSVCLEQVNIGDVLRSLPCLHQFHANCIDPWLRQQGTCPVCKFRAGSGWNESGANDIADMV; encoded by the exons ATGAGTTTTGTATTCCGAGGAACAAGAGCGGACATAGAAAATGGATTTCCAGGATTTATGCCTGAGCGACGTGCATTG CGTGTTCATCCAGCACGTCCTAGTAATTCCAATTCACTCACTTTCCTCGTCACAG TTCTCTTGTTGTTCATGATACTTAACTCGCACCAGATGTCACCAAATTTTCTG CTCTGGTTGGTGCTTGGTGTTTTCTTAATGGCTACAATGTTGAGGATGTATGCAACATGTCAACAGCTTCAAGCACAGGCTCAAGCTCATGCAGCAGCAGCTAGTGGGCTTTTAGGCCACACTGAGCTGCGGTTGCATATGCCACCATCAATTGCCCTTGCCACCAGAGGACGCCTACAAGGCCTCAGACTTCAACTTGCACTTCTTGATCGGGAGTTTGATGAGCTAG ATTATGAAACACTAAGGGCTCTTGATTCTGATAATGTTCCTACTGCACCTTCCATGACCGAGGAAGAGATAAATGCACTTCCTGTACACAAATACAAGGTTTCTGGTCCACAAAA TGGCACTGGTTCCTCAATGCAACAGGGGTCTTCTTCCACTCCTGCGGAG AAGCAAGACAATTCAAATGTAGCTGGAAGCATGAAAGCCTCTGATGATGAGCTGACTTGCAGTGTATGTTTGGAGCAAGTTAACATTGGGGATGTACTTCGTAGCTTGCCCTGCTTGCATCAG TTTCATGCGAATTGCATTGATCCCTGGCTGCGACAACAAGGAACATGCCCCGTCTGCAAATTCAGAGCGGGATCTGGGTGGAATGAAAGTGGAGCTAATGATATTGCAGATATGGTTTGA
- the LOC130941430 gene encoding peptidyl-prolyl cis-trans isomerase FKBP20-1 — translation MGDAIDLTGDGGVTKTILIKSKLDAVSPTEDFPLVDVHYEGTLADTGEVFDTTHEDNSIFTFEIGSGSVIRAWDIAVRTMKVGEIAKITCKPEYAYGSAGAPPDIPPGATLVFEVELVACRPRKGSCLGSVSEERARLEEIKKQREMAAAAKEEEKKKREEAKAAAAARVQAKLESKKGKGKGKGK, via the exons ATGGGTGATGCAATTGATTTGACTGGTGATGGAGGAGTCACTAAAACCATTCTGATAAAAAGCAAGCTGGATGCTGTGTCTCCAACAGAAGATTTTCCTCTTGTTGATG TGCATTATGAAGGCACACTTGCTGATACTGGTGAAGTATTTGACACAACACATGAGGATAACTCTATCTTCACTTTTGAGATTGGAAGTGGCAGTGTTATCAGGGCTTGGGACATTGCTGTGAGAACCATGAAG GTTGGAGAAATTGCAAAAATAACATGCAAGCCAGAGTATGCGTATGGTAGTGCAGGAGCGCCACCAGATATTCCCCCTGG TGCGACACTAGTCTTCGAAGTTGAGCTAGTTGCCTGTCGACCCCGTAAGGGATCATGCCTCGGAAGTGTTTCAGAGGAGAGGGCTAGGCTAGA AGAGATAAAGAAGCAAAGAGAAATGGCAGCTGCTGCgaaggaggaagagaagaagaagagagaagaagcaaAGGCGGCGGCTGCTGCTCGTGTGCAAGCCAAGTTAGAATCCAAGAAAGGAAAGGGCAAAGGGAAAGGAAAGTAG